The proteins below are encoded in one region of Grus americana isolate bGruAme1 chromosome 25, bGruAme1.mat, whole genome shotgun sequence:
- the BLACAT1 gene encoding bladder cancer associated transcript 1 isoform X3, with protein MRSPGGAPTSLLLQVMPQFTFACFCGLHGFCKMKRKKEESSAEQETAV; from the exons ATGAG GTCTCCCGGGGGTGCTCCCACGTctctcctgctccaggtgatGCCCCAGTTCACCTTTGCTTGCTTCTGCGGGCTCCATGGCTTCTGcaagatgaagaggaagaaagaagagtccAGCGCAGAGCAGGAGACAGCAGTGTGA
- the BLACAT1 gene encoding bladder cancer associated transcript 1 isoform X1 has translation MPCCQRSPGGAPTSLLLQVMPQFTFACFCGLHGFCKMKRKKEESSAEQETAV, from the exons ATGCCGTGCTGCCAAAG GTCTCCCGGGGGTGCTCCCACGTctctcctgctccaggtgatGCCCCAGTTCACCTTTGCTTGCTTCTGCGGGCTCCATGGCTTCTGcaagatgaagaggaagaaagaagagtccAGCGCAGAGCAGGAGACAGCAGTGTGA
- the BLACAT1 gene encoding bladder cancer associated transcript 1 isoform X4, translating to MPQFTFACFCGLHGFCKMKRKKEESSAEQETAV from the coding sequence atGCCCCAGTTCACCTTTGCTTGCTTCTGCGGGCTCCATGGCTTCTGcaagatgaagaggaagaaagaagagtccAGCGCAGAGCAGGAGACAGCAGTGTGA
- the BLACAT1 gene encoding bladder cancer associated transcript 1 isoform X2: MVLLFRSPGGAPTSLLLQVMPQFTFACFCGLHGFCKMKRKKEESSAEQETAV; encoded by the exons ATGGTGCTTCTTTTCAG GTCTCCCGGGGGTGCTCCCACGTctctcctgctccaggtgatGCCCCAGTTCACCTTTGCTTGCTTCTGCGGGCTCCATGGCTTCTGcaagatgaagaggaagaaagaagagtccAGCGCAGAGCAGGAGACAGCAGTGTGA